In Agromyces sp. Leaf222, the genomic window TCTCGGGGTCGAGCCAGGGGATGAGTGCGGTGTTGATCACGGGATCGTGCTCCTGTCGTCGGACACGGCGAGTGCCGGATCACAGGCGGCGTGGTGTCGATGCAGTCTACCGAGCCGATGCGGGCGCCGACTGGGTGCGGACCCTGAAATCATCCCCGGGGATGAGGCGCGTCGTACCGAGGGGGCAGACGACGGCGCCGCGGCATCCGACCTCGAGGGCGGATGCCGCGGCGCCGAGGCGTCGAGCGGGGAGCCGTTACTTCGCGAGGTCCTCGAAGATCGCGCCGTTGAGGCGGAAGGAGGCCTTCGCCTCCTCGATGAGCACGTCGACCTGCACCGGGTCGAGCGCGAGCGCGTTCATGGCGTCGCGGTAGCGGCGCTTGTAGCGCACGGGGCCCTCGGCGCCGAGGCCGAAGTCGTAGAAGCTCAGCTGCTCGGGCGTCGCGCCGTAGTGGCGGCCCACGAGCGCGGCGATGGCCTGGCCGCCCGAGAGGTCGCCGAGGTAGCGCGTGTAGTGGTGCGCGAGGTAGCGCACGTCGTCGTCGGACACTGCGCGCAGGTGGGTGGCGTACGCGGCGGTCGCGGGCAGCGGCGGATTGGTCTCGCGCCAGTCGGCCGCGCCCAGCGCTGCGAGGTCGGACTCGATCGCGGCCAGTCGTGCCAGCTTCGGGTCGAAGACCTCGCCGTCGCCCTCGCGGCTGCCGCGCTCCTCGAGCGCCTCGTAGACCCAGGCGAACTGGGCGAGGTAGCGGGTGTAGTCGTCGAGCGAGAGCTCTCCGCCCATGAGCCGCGTGACGAACCCGCGCGTCTCGGCGTTGCGGTGGTCTTCTGCCGTGGCGGCGCGAACCAGCGCCGCGACATCGATGGGCTCGGTGGCGGTCGCGGACTCGGTGGGGGGAGCGATGGTCATCGGGCGCGTCCTTCGTAACGGAAATCAGGTAAGGCTCACCTTACAGGCTGACCGGCGCTGCAGGATGTCGGCGGTCGCCGGTACCGTCGCGCTATGCGATACGGGTTCATCTACACGGGCGACGATCCCGAACTGGCGGTCGAGCTCGCCTCCCTCGCCGAAGCCCACGGTTGGCACGGGTTCTTCGTCTGGGAGGGCATCTGGGCCACCGACCCCTGGGCGACCCTCGCCGCGGCCGCCGTGAAGACCGAGACCATCCGGCTCGGAACCATGCTGACGCCCGTGCCGAGACGCCGCCCGTGGGAGCTGGCCGGGCAGACGATGACCGTCGACCGGCTCTCGAAGGGACGGGTGATCCTCTCGGC contains:
- a CDS encoding heme oxygenase (biliverdin-producing), producing the protein MTIAPPTESATATEPIDVAALVRAATAEDHRNAETRGFVTRLMGGELSLDDYTRYLAQFAWVYEALEERGSREGDGEVFDPKLARLAAIESDLAALGAADWRETNPPLPATAAYATHLRAVSDDDVRYLAHHYTRYLGDLSGGQAIAALVGRHYGATPEQLSFYDFGLGAEGPVRYKRRYRDAMNALALDPVQVDVLIEEAKASFRLNGAIFEDLAK